Proteins from one Synechococcales cyanobacterium CNB genomic window:
- a CDS encoding helix-turn-helix transcriptional regulator has translation MPASDRIRPADVRRCARLVDECRDAGADHQAWQTRLLTGLFSLLDAQVGISGNMRDFGPGRPNQHLGSIRLGWPDQRAERAWLDYVESVPVERTPEFPSLARTTGAIVTRLRDQLWDRTSWYRSRAFNEIHRRSGIDDYVISLQRLPVGGLCHSLWIHRPVGAPPFGRRHWWMLRYVHERVGRLVGGPLASAVEPSVSDLTPRRRQILDGLLDGDSEKQIAYRLDLSRPTVHEHVMAVYRHFGVSSRGELMAWFVGRTRPPHPET, from the coding sequence ATGCCCGCATCCGACCGCATCCGTCCCGCTGATGTCCGCCGCTGCGCGCGGCTCGTCGATGAGTGCCGCGACGCCGGCGCGGACCATCAGGCCTGGCAGACGCGACTTCTGACCGGACTCTTTTCGCTGCTCGACGCCCAGGTCGGCATCTCCGGCAACATGCGCGACTTCGGACCCGGCCGCCCCAACCAGCACCTCGGCTCGATCCGTCTCGGCTGGCCGGACCAGCGGGCCGAGCGCGCCTGGCTCGACTACGTCGAGAGCGTCCCGGTCGAGCGTACCCCCGAGTTCCCGAGCCTCGCACGCACCACCGGCGCGATTGTGACGCGCCTGCGAGACCAGCTCTGGGACCGAACCTCCTGGTACCGCTCGCGCGCCTTCAACGAGATCCACCGCCGGAGCGGCATCGACGACTACGTCATCTCGCTCCAGCGGCTGCCCGTCGGCGGACTGTGCCACTCGCTCTGGATCCACCGCCCCGTCGGCGCCCCCCCCTTCGGGCGCCGGCACTGGTGGATGCTCCGCTACGTGCACGAGCGAGTAGGCCGGCTCGTCGGGGGGCCGCTCGCCTCCGCGGTCGAGCCGTCCGTCTCGGACCTCACGCCCCGGCGCCGACAGATTCTCGACGGCCTGCTCGACGGCGACAGTGAGAAGCAGATCGCCTACCGGCTCGACCTCTCGCGCCCGACCGTCCACGAGCACGTCATGGCCGTCTACCGGCACTTCGGCGTCTCCAGCCGCGGCGAACTGATGGCCTGGTTCGTCGGCCGCACGCGCCCGCCACACCCCGAAACCTGA
- the rmuC gene encoding DNA recombination protein RmuC: MELLAVALGVVALGTGVTAVWLWRERARLVAEAERLREETRAAGTAREVAELRVAQAEGREGEYSRELESLRAEIGQVRVELAQAVERRDADKKVFEEKEASLRRERGALEARITELNEQASNTFKQLAAEALDESQKRMLERAKAMWEAQKQEGVAELDKRKTAVEALVKPIGETLRETCDRLTRLDEQVKQAGDASSTLREEASKLVRALSRPEVRGRYGEIQLRRVAELAGMTAYCDFMEQASATDEEGRRLRPDMVVLLPNERKIAVDAKTPTDAYMRAIEAATPEEQEACLERFAGHVEEQVRALSGKRYWAQFDGSPEFVVMFVPGDQFVDAALARRPDLLERAAQANVILASPSTLIGLLRAVAVGWREHRLAEEAQRLLELGRELHQRAATAFEHVDALGAAIWKSAEKYNDFIGSVNRRLVPHLKKFEDAGVKGKSDLPMLTERASPPQESLSILDAASTPDA; this comes from the coding sequence GGTTGCGGAGGCGGAGCGGCTTCGGGAGGAGACCCGGGCCGCGGGGACGGCGCGAGAGGTGGCCGAACTGCGCGTTGCGCAGGCGGAAGGTCGGGAGGGGGAGTATTCGCGGGAGTTGGAGTCGCTGCGAGCGGAGATCGGGCAGGTACGGGTGGAGTTGGCGCAGGCGGTGGAGCGGCGCGATGCGGACAAGAAGGTATTCGAAGAGAAAGAGGCGTCGCTGCGGCGCGAGCGGGGCGCGCTCGAAGCGCGGATCACGGAACTGAACGAGCAAGCGAGCAACACGTTCAAGCAACTGGCGGCCGAGGCGCTCGACGAGTCACAGAAGCGGATGCTCGAACGCGCCAAGGCAATGTGGGAGGCGCAGAAGCAGGAGGGCGTGGCGGAACTGGACAAGCGGAAGACGGCGGTGGAGGCGCTGGTCAAGCCGATCGGCGAGACGCTGCGCGAGACGTGCGATCGACTGACGCGGCTCGACGAGCAGGTGAAGCAGGCGGGCGATGCCAGCAGCACGCTGCGTGAGGAGGCGTCCAAACTGGTGCGTGCGCTCAGCCGGCCGGAGGTCCGGGGGCGATACGGCGAGATTCAGTTGCGTCGTGTGGCGGAGTTGGCGGGGATGACGGCGTACTGCGACTTCATGGAGCAGGCGTCGGCGACGGACGAGGAAGGACGGCGGCTGCGGCCGGACATGGTGGTGCTGCTGCCGAACGAGCGGAAGATCGCCGTGGACGCCAAGACGCCGACGGACGCGTACATGCGTGCGATCGAAGCGGCGACGCCGGAAGAGCAGGAGGCGTGCCTGGAGCGTTTCGCGGGGCACGTGGAAGAGCAGGTGCGCGCGCTGAGCGGGAAGCGGTACTGGGCGCAGTTCGACGGGTCGCCGGAGTTCGTGGTGATGTTCGTGCCGGGGGACCAGTTCGTGGACGCCGCGCTCGCACGTCGGCCCGACCTGCTGGAGCGCGCGGCCCAGGCGAACGTGATCCTCGCCAGCCCGAGCACGCTCATCGGGCTGCTGCGGGCGGTGGCGGTCGGGTGGCGCGAGCACCGGCTCGCAGAGGAGGCCCAGCGGCTGCTGGAACTCGGGCGAGAGTTGCACCAGCGCGCGGCGACCGCGTTCGAGCACGTCGATGCGCTGGGTGCCGCGATCTGGAAATCCGCGGAGAAGTACAACGACTTCATCGGGTCGGTGAACCGAAGGTTGGTCCCGCACCTCAAGAAGTTCGAGGACGCCGGCGTCAAGGGAAAGAGCGATCTGCCGATGCTGACCGAGCGAGCATCGCCGCCGCAGGAATCGCTCTCGATTCTCGACGCGGCTTCGACCCCGGATGCCTGA
- a CDS encoding PQQ-like beta-propeller repeat protein, which produces MHRTARLVSLVALACLGGAPALADTIYVAGPDGILMKADANTGIFEFAGVCSGPVSSMAKHQGDLLLADSNGVIYRINLDLGFPTDAWSVPSNCTDMIMYGDSLFISGSNGQVFRVNPVSKQVTDTYYANDDIRALSIFNNTIYAGANSTAIYRTTVGFDNFEMFTVCGGQVRSATTDGTDLLVGAEHAIVYRFDATNGNYKSTFGVGVNCSAIAMHDGDVLVSDTSGVIKRFDANTGALKATYNAGFRVNAMIVVTPCVADFNADGSLNTLDVLLFLNAWSAKDDSADLDGNGVHDTLDVLNFLNLYNAGCN; this is translated from the coding sequence ATGCATCGCACCGCTCGCCTTGTCTCGCTCGTGGCACTCGCCTGCCTCGGCGGCGCGCCCGCCCTCGCCGACACGATCTACGTCGCCGGCCCCGACGGCATCCTGATGAAGGCCGACGCGAACACCGGCATCTTCGAGTTCGCCGGGGTCTGCTCCGGGCCGGTTTCGTCCATGGCCAAGCACCAGGGCGACCTGCTCCTTGCCGACTCCAACGGGGTCATCTACCGCATCAACCTCGACCTCGGCTTCCCCACCGACGCCTGGTCCGTGCCCTCCAACTGCACCGACATGATCATGTACGGCGACAGCCTCTTCATCTCCGGCTCGAACGGCCAGGTGTTCCGCGTCAACCCGGTCTCGAAGCAGGTCACCGATACCTACTACGCCAACGACGACATCCGCGCCCTCTCCATCTTCAACAACACGATCTACGCCGGCGCGAACTCCACCGCCATCTACCGCACCACCGTCGGCTTCGACAACTTCGAGATGTTCACGGTCTGCGGCGGCCAGGTCCGCAGCGCCACCACCGACGGCACCGACCTGCTCGTCGGCGCGGAGCACGCCATCGTCTACCGCTTCGACGCCACCAACGGCAACTACAAGTCCACCTTCGGCGTCGGCGTCAACTGCTCCGCCATCGCCATGCACGACGGCGACGTCCTCGTCTCCGACACCTCCGGCGTCATCAAGCGCTTCGACGCAAACACCGGCGCCCTCAAGGCCACCTACAACGCCGGCTTCCGCGTCAACGCCATGATCGTCGTCACACCCTGCGTCGCCGACTTCAACGCCGACGGCTCGCTCAACACCCTCGACGTGCTCCTCTTCCTCAACGCCTGGTCCGCCAAGGACGACTCCGCCGACCTCGACGGCAACGGCGTCCACGACACCCTCGACGTGCTCAACTTCCTGAACCTCTACAACGCCGGCTGCAACTGA